In the Desulfovulcanus ferrireducens genome, TGGCCGCATACATGGCCATCATCTCACCTGAACAGACAATGTAAATCTCCTGCGCCTTGCCCTCACGAATAGGCATGGCAAAACCACCACAGACAACGTCACCTAGTACGTCGTAAAAAACATAATCGAGATCCTCGGACTCCTCGTAGGCGCCCAAAGACTCCAAAAGGTTAATGGATGTGATGATGCCTCTGCCAGCACATCCAACTCCAGGTTCGGGGCCACCTGACTCGACGCAATAGGTGCCGCCAAACCCCACTTTGCGGATATCTTCTAATTCCACATCTTCACCTTCATCACGCAAGGTATCGAGAACAGATTTCTGAGCCAGGCCACCGAGCAAGAGTCTTGTTGAGTCAGCCTTGGGGTCACAGCCCACAACCATGACTTTCCGCCCCATCTCCACCAGGCCAGCAACTGTGTTCTGAGTCGTAGTGGATTTGCCAATACCACCCTTCCCATAAATAGCTACTTTTCTCATGGTAACCTCCCAGTTAAAGTGTTTTGATACTTAAAATTTTTGATGTTTGATGACTCTATAATGGCAAGGGACGTGCCAACGGTTCTAAAAAATCGCTATGCTTATTTGTAACCCTTGAAACTGATTGTTTTTTTTCAACAAAACAGAGTAATTCTCAACAGTTACAAGAATAAATACGTACAATCATACAACAAACAATTTTGTCTTCTGTTACACTTTTGTAGTCTACAACATTGATTTGCTAAGATAGGTTACGAGGTAACACTTTAGAATTTAATGATTTTAGCGTCGATAGATTATGTAAAGCAGTGGCATTAAAAATGCATTAAAGCTTATAAAAGGAGTGATGGTTATGCTTATAGATACTACCCTGCGTGAAGGAGAACAGAAATTTGGGGTCTATTTTGACCTTGAAACAAAGAAACAGATAATAAATGGACTTATTGAATTTGGTATAGAAGAAATAGAATTAGGCGTCATCGGCCCGGACGAGAATAAGGAAATATCAGAACTTATACATTGGACAGAGACCTTAACCCAAAAAACCAACAGAAGTATCTGGTCTCCCTGCAAGACAGAATATGTTAAGCTGGTCGCCAAACTTGGTGTGGAGCGGATTAATATCGGGGTGCCTGTTTCAGATAATCATATTAGCAAACGACTTAAACTTTCCAGAGCCGGCTTGCTTGAACGATTACACCAGGTTGTTAAAGCTGCCCAAGATGCCGGACTAAGTTATATCTCTGTAGGGCTGGAGGATTTGTGTCGAGCTGATTTAAGTTTTGCTCTGGAAGTTGCCCGCACAGCAGTTACTTCAGGGGCCAAACGTATCAGACTATCAGATACAGTAGGTTTGCTCAGTCCCATAGAAATTGCCGATCTGGTACGTAAATTTAAAAACGCTCTGTCTTGTCATTTGGCTGTACACTGTCACAATGATTTTGCTCAGGGCACAGCCAACGCCATTACTGCAATCTTGGGCGGGGCAGAATTTGTAGATGTTTCTATTCTGGGTCTGGGAGAGCGGGCAGGGATTGCTGCTTTAGAAGAAGTGGCTGCTTATCTTTATTTTCGAAAAAAGGCAGTCCA is a window encoding:
- the nifH gene encoding nitrogenase iron protein, with the translated sequence MRKVAIYGKGGIGKSTTTQNTVAGLVEMGRKVMVVGCDPKADSTRLLLGGLAQKSVLDTLRDEGEDVELEDIRKVGFGGTYCVESGGPEPGVGCAGRGIITSINLLESLGAYEESEDLDYVFYDVLGDVVCGGFAMPIREGKAQEIYIVCSGEMMAMYAANNICKGIKKYAEAGGVRLGGLICNSRKVDNEKEMIEEFAKRLGTQMIYFVPRDNMVQKAEINRQTVIQFDPKAEQAEHYRNLAKNIDENDMFVIPEPLPIEELENLLVEFGLLD
- a CDS encoding LeuA family protein, producing the protein MLIDTTLREGEQKFGVYFDLETKKQIINGLIEFGIEEIELGVIGPDENKEISELIHWTETLTQKTNRSIWSPCKTEYVKLVAKLGVERINIGVPVSDNHISKRLKLSRAGLLERLHQVVKAAQDAGLSYISVGLEDLCRADLSFALEVARTAVTSGAKRIRLSDTVGLLSPIEIADLVRKFKNALSCHLAVHCHNDFAQGTANAITAILGGAEFVDVSILGLGERAGIAALEEVAAYLYFRKKAVHYNMPIVRDLCTLVSKAAKIPISESKPIVGKSIFACESGLHIHGINIDPMLFEPFAPETVGAKRKIGLGKKSGRAAVMSALKRFYPSCSSHCLEQLSSSLVSTVRSLARKQGRPLTEAEIRGLLQAEFKNPAQICHR